DNA sequence from the Pedobacter sp. W3I1 genome:
CTTCGGGATAAGACCCATAAGCAGGACAAAGTTTAGAAGAACAAGATTCTAAAATGGTAATGGTGCAAAACACCGCCAATAGTAAGATGGCTACTTTTTTCATCTGTATATATTTGTTATTTCAATGGTAATAAAGCGATCATGAATTAGTCAAGATAGTTTCATCGGGATTTGTTAATTTTTAAACTTCTAAGTTACAAATAATTATTAAAACGCAAGTCTAAATTTGAGCCGAAAAATCAGCCATTTTAATGGCCGTAATCGCAGCTTCATCACCTTTATTGCCATGTTTGCCGCCAGCACGGTCTTGCGCTTGCTCCAGGTTATTGGTGGTTAAAACCCCGAAGATAACCGGTTTACTGTACTTAATGCCAACATTGGTTATCCCTTGCGCTACTGCGTCGCAAATAAAATCGAAATGTTTTGTGTCGCCCTGAATTACGCAACCTAAACAGATTACTGCATCTATATCATTTCTTTTGCTCAATAAAATTTCTGCACCACCTGTTAGTTCAAAACTTCCTGGTACCGGTAAAGAAATTATATTTTCTTCCTTAACCCCATTAGCCAAAAGCGTTTTTAATGCACCATTGTATAAAGCGCCGGTAATTTCGGCATTCCACTCCGCTACAATAATTCCGAATGTATAGTTTGCTCCGCTCGGAACTGTAGTATGAGAGAAATCAGATAGATTTTTTAATTGTGTTGACATGGGGCAAAGATAATGTTATGCTTCGAATGTTAAAAACGTTAATGTTTGCGGCTTGTAACATTTAATGTATTAATAATTAGATTCGTATAATCATCAGATAAAATATTAATCTTTTATGGAATTTTAGTATTTGCCCCATCTCTATTAAAAACTCAAAGCTATTTTATGAACCTATCGTTACGCTTTTCCGCTTTATTTCTTTTCATCTTTTGGTTTTCGTTCGATGCTTCTGCACAGTATAAATATACCCAGGTAGATTTTTATCGGATTGATTCTATCGCGAACCAGGGTAAGCCTAAGGATGCTTTGGCTATAATCGAAAAAATAAATCAGCAGGCACACCAGGATCATAATACCCCATTACTGATTAAATCGGTTATTTATAGGATAATGTTTCAAGGGTACTTGGAAGAGAATGCCTTTGATAAAATTTTAATTAATCTGCGGGATGATATTACCAAAGCCAAACAGCCCGAAAAAAGTATTTTACAATCACTTTTAGCCGAAACCTATTGGAACTATTTGCAACAAAACAGATGGCAGATTAGTCAGCGTACACAAGTGCAGGGCGATATTGGTAATGATATTAAAACATGGAATATTAAAAAACTAAGCGATGAAACCGTAAAATACTATCTGTTATCGTTAAAAGAAGTTCAACTTTTGCAACAAACCAAAGTTGATATTTTGGATGCTGTTTTAGCAGGTGATAAAAACAACAGAACCTTTAGGCCCACATTATATGATCTGTTGGCACACCGTGCTATCGATGTTTTTAGCAATTCTCAGATTAACCTCACTCAACATGATGATGAGCTATTTGATATGGACTACACGGCCTGGTATGGTGATAGGCAGCGCTTTCTTGCTATTGCATTGCCATCAGACAGTACCTCATTTAAACTACAGAATTTGCTGTTATTTAGAAACCTGATCAAATTTCATCAAAACAGCAATAATTTTTCGGCATTGGCCGATGTTGATTTAAAACGGCTCAAGTTTGTGCAACAAAATTTTAATGGTGGCGATAAGGAAGACTTGTATTATAGTGCACTAAGCCAGTTAGCCGGGCAAAGCAGCCAAACCGAAGTTTATGCTGATATTTTATACGAACAGGCTAATATGCGTAAAAATGGAGCTTTACTAATTGATACCAATAAACAGAACCTGATTAAAGCTATAGCCTTAGCCGAAAAAGCCGTTAATGCTTACCCCAAAAGTATTGGTGCCCAAAATGCCAGGAATGTAATTGAGCAGATCAAAAGCAGTGAGTTATCCATTAAAACTAAAGGATATGTTCTGCCTGATAAACCTATACAGCTATACCTATCGTACAAAAATGCCGATACCATACAACTTAGGTTGTTTAAATCCCCTGATTTACAGCTTGATGACCAGCAATTTAAAAGCAAGGCAGATTTTTTGACTTTTTTCACTAAGAATAAAATAATAAAACAGTGGACTGTAATTACACCAAAAACCGGCGACTACCAAACACATACTTTAATTGATAAAATAGATGGTTTGCCATTTGGTGCTTATACCTTGATTGCCCAAACCATTAACCGGAAGCAAAAAGATAGCGTATATAGTAACATCAATTTTAAGGTTACGGCAATGGCGGTAATTAACAGGCGAATTAATGATAATCATGAATATTTTGTAAGCGACTTAAGGAATGGGATGCCTCTAAAAAATGTAAAAATCCAGCAACGGAGATATGATTATAATACCCGTAAATATATTGATGGTGAGCTGTTAACCACCAACCTGAATGGTTATGCCAGTACCGCTGAAACCCAGAGCGGTATGAGTAGTGCATTGGTAAAGATGGGCAAGGATGAATTGCGGGTAAACATTAATGGATATTACAGCTATCGGAATAACGATGATGAAGATAAAGAGCGCGTAATTCTATTTACTGATAGGCCAATCTATCGTCCGGGGCAAACTGTTTATTACAAAGGACTATGTTTAAAACTTGTAAATGGTAAGAATAAAATTGAGGTAAATAAAGGAGTTGAGGTTTTATTTAATGATGCCAATGGCAAGGAAATAGCCAAAAATAATGTTACCAGCAACGATTACGGCACGTTTCAGGGTTCGTTTAGTATACCAATGGGGAAACTAAACGGCAACATGGAGATCAAAACTGATTACGGGCGCATTAATATACAGGTTGAGGAATATAAACGCCCAACTTTTGAGGTCGTTTTTGATAAGCCTAACCAAAAATACAAGTTAAACGATACTATTAAAGTGCAAGGCAAAGCCAGTGCCTTTTCTGGGTATTCAGTAAACAATGCGAAAATAAATTATAAGATTTTCCGCAGGGCAATCTACGATTATCGATTAAATTATGAACAGCGTATTGCTATTTATGGTTCAGGTGTTTTCGAGAGGAAGCAAATTGCTATCGGTAAAACAAATACCCAATTAGGCGGTAAATTCGATATTACCTTTTTTGCAAAAGCTACTAATATCAAACAAAATTACAGCTACGATATTGAAATAGAGGTTACAGATTTAAATGGCGAAACCCGAACAAAAAGTACCAGCATCAATGTGGGACAAAAAGATATTAATCTTAATATCAGCGCAGAACAGGTTATTTATGTAAGCAATAAAACAGACAGCATCCCGTTTTGGGTAACCAATTTAAACAACGAGCCTATAAAAGCTAATATTCAGGCAGAATGGAGCTTATTGCAGTCGCCATTAAGGTTGATGAATAAAAGTCCTTTTTATGCTGAGCATTATACCATGAGTAAGGAGGAATTCATTATGGATTTTCCTGACGAAGATTATAACAATGAACTCGAAGTGGCTAAATGGCCGGTAAAATCAGTAGAACTGAAACAAAACCTCTTTATTGATCATGGTCGTGGAAACTTAACCTTTAATCAAAAGAACCTAAAGCCAGGTTATTATAAAATAAGCCTGTTTGCTATAAACGAACAGCAAGATACCATTAAAGTTGATAAGAATTTAGTGGTTTATAACGATCAGCCCGCCGTAATACAATCAAATATTGAATGGATTGCACCTGAAGTAAGCGTAATTAAAGCAACTGAAAGTGCTGTTTTTCGTTTGGCTGGTTTGGCCGATAACAGTAAAGCTTATTACGAAGTATATTATCGGGACAGTATTGCAGAAAAAGTTTGGATCGACCTATCGCCTAAACAAAGCATGATTAAAATTAAGCCACAAGCAAATTACGAAGATGGCTTTGCCGTGCAGTTTACCATGATACATCAAGGCACAGTTTACAATTCGATGCAGCAGGTTAAAATTACTGATCCTCAGAAAGAATTGAATATTAAATTTTTAACGTTTAGAGATAAACTGCAACCTGGCGAAAAGGAAAGCTGGAAACTGCAGATCAGTAATAAAAATGGCGAGAAGCAGATGGCCGAAATGGTGGCTACACTTTATGATGCAAGTTTAGACGATCTGAAAAGAATGGACTGGGCTACGCAGTTATCAACAAGCTTTAACTACTATTATTATAACTGGAATTTTAATACCAACGATATTACAAATCAAAGTTACCTATGGTTATGAGGGCCTTAATTTATTCGGTTACAATTATTATGGCGGCTATAACTATAGTTACCACAATTACATGAACAATTTGAAAAGGCCAAAAAAAAGAGGTTTACTTCCTGAAGCCGTTCAGAAATTAGCTGAATTGGCTAAAGGCAATTTAACTTACGGTGTGGTATTCGATGAGCATGGTGAAACATTGCCGGGTGTACAGGTTGGATCTGGCAAAGCGGTAACAACGACTAACGTTTTTGGTATTTATACTATTGATGTCAAAGCAGGGGAAACATTGAATTTTTCTTTTATTGGATTTAAGCACTACGCTATAAAAGTAGGTGCAAAAAAGCGTGTTGATTTAACCCTTAAAGTTGAGGGTACGGCTTTAAACGAGGTAGTTGTGACTGGTTATGGTACGCAAAAAAAGGAAAACATGACAGGCGCAGTTATGCGGGTTAGGGGAGTTGCTACTTTACAAAGTGCCCCAGTTGCGGCCAGTGCGATTTATGGCAGTAGATCTGCAGATACTTCGTTCTTTGCAATGGCTGGAGAAGATAAATCAGCAACGCTACGGCAGGAAATAGAATCTTTTAAAAACAAAAAACAAAACATTACAGCCCGAACCAATTTTAATGAACTTGCATTTTTCTATCCGCAGTTGTTAACTGATGCCAAAGGCGAAATTAAGATCGAATTTACGATACCCCAAAGTTTAACCCGGTATAAGATGATGGGTTTTGCGCATACCAAAGATTTAAAAACTGCATCCATCACCAATGAATTGGTTACCCAGAAACAATTGGCCATTTCTATAAATGCCCCGCGTTTTTTCAGGGAAGGAGATACGATTTTATTAAGTGCCAAACTGAATAACCTGGCCGGTAAAAACTTGGTCGGCAATGCTACTTTAGAACTTACAGATGCCTTAACGGCAAAACCAATCCAGATTTTTGGTGCTAATGAAAGAACTGAAAAAACTTTTGAGGTAGATGATGCAGGTAATACGGTTTTAAAATGGACATTAATTATTCCATCCGGCATTAGTGCCATTACCTATAAGGTTTTGGCCCAAAGCGGTAAATTTAGCGATGGCGAAGAAAATACCATTCCGGTTTTGGCAAATGCCATGCTGGTTACCGAAAGTATGCCCATAAATGTACGTGGTAATACCAGTAAAACTTTCGATTTTGAGAAACTGGAGAAATCAAGTGCCTCAAAAACCTTACGTAACCAAAGTTTAACTTTCGAGTTTACCTCAAACCCGGTTTGGTACGCGGTACAGGCACTCCCATATTTAATGGAGTACCCTTATGAGTGCGCTGAACAAACTTTTAGCCGGTTTTATGCCAATAGTTTTGCAACAGGGATCATCAATTCATCTCCAAAAATTAAAACTGTTTTTGAGCAATGGCAAAATACCAATAACGGCCAGGCACTTTTATCTAACCTGGAGAAAAACCAGGAATTAAAATCAATTTTGTTAGAAGAAACACCGTGGGTACGTAATGCCGATAACGAAAACGAACGTAAAAAACGTTTAGCGGTACTTTTCGATTTAAACAGAATGACTTACGAATTGAAAAACAATTTCGAAAAGCTGGAGAAAATGCAATTTAATAACGGTGCTTTCCCCTGGTTTAATGGTATGCAGGAAGATCGCTACATTACCCAGCACATTGTTATGGGGATGGGCCAGTTAAAAAAATTAAAACTGATCGACGAAAAAGCTTATCCAAATTTTAATGCAATGCTAAATAAAGCCATTATTTATTTAGATGCAGAAATTGTTAAGGATTATAAGGACGAAGTGAGGGGAAAACGTTTTGCCTACTTGCCGTTACACTACCTGTTTGCCAGAAGTTATACCAATCAAAAAAACACAACAGCAGATTTTACAAAAGCTAAAGATTTTTACCTTAAAAAGTTGGTTGCCAACTGGAAAACCTTCGATACTTACCAACTGGCACAAACAGCTTTGGTTTTAAATAGAAATGGTAATAATGTGGAAGCAAAAAAGATCATGACATTGTTAAACCAAACTGCTCAGCAGCATGATGAAATGGGCATGTATTGGGCGACGAATAAAGCGGGTTGGTGGTGGTACCAAAGTCCGATTGAGACACAAGCCTTATTGATTGAGGCTTTTGATGAAGTAGCGAATGATACCAAAGCTGTTGAAGAAATGAAAATCTGGCTGCTTAAAAACAAACAAACCAACGATTGGCAAACGACCAAAGCGACTGCCGCTGCTTGTTATGCATTGTTAATGAAAGGTACCGATTTATTAAGCGAAAGTAATGAGCCTGAAATTATGATCGGAAATCAAAAACTAGCCGATTTACAACAGCCAAATGCCACAAAAGAAGCAGGAACAGGCTATCAAAAGTTAACCATTGCAGGTAAAGATGTAAAACCAGAAATGGGTAAGGTACAGATTAAAAATAACAACAAAACAATTGCATGGGGAGCGCTTTATTGGCAATATTTTGAGCAATTGGATAAAATAACCCCAGCCAATACAGGTGTTAAAATCAAAAAGCAATTGTTTATCCAAAAAAACAGCACTAAAGGAGATATTTTGACCCCATTAACTGCTACAAATATTTTAGCACCTGGCGATTTATTAAAAGTGCGTATAGAAATTTATTGTGATCGGGATATGGAGTATATTCATTTGAAAGATATGCGATCATCATGTTTTGAACCTGTAAATGTTATCTCACGCTATAAGTATCAGGATGGGTTAGGCTATTATGAAAGCACAAAAGATGCTTCAACCAATTTCTTCATCAGTTATATGCCCAAAGGAACTTATGTATTCGAGTATCCGTTACGGGTTACACATGCCGGGAATTTTTCGAACGGAATTACCAGCTTGCAAAGCATGTATGCGCCAGAGTTTACCACCCACTCAGCCGGGATAAGGGTAAATGTTAAATGATCGTCACCCTGAGGGTTAATTTGTTGTATAAAAATCAATATAAATAACAGTGGATTTTAAGGAGATAACGGTCTTGAAGTATCGTCATTTCGACCGTAGTGGAGAAATCTTTTAAATTCGTTTCAATAATTTGCTTCAAGATCTCTCCATTCCGCTTTGCTTCAGTCGAGATGACGACCCTTATATTGGAATCTGTCAATGGTAGCTTGTCGAAGAGTCTGTTAAATACGCTTTAAGGTGTTTCGACCTCTTAAATTACATTAAGTAAGTTTAATACTCGTATAAGTTGCCCCGATAGGAATGATTTTTTCTCCAATCCAAATTTGGCTGCGGTCGAATTTGGATATTTTGTTTTTAGCCACAATAAAAGCCCGATGACAACGGATGAAATCTGCCTTTGGCAATAGTTCAGCCAAATCGTTAATGGTAATCCTCGAGCTTAAAAGTTTATCTTTTAGTTGTATCTGGGTATAGTTGCCTGAGGCCTCAACGTAAAGAATTTCATCTAACTCCACCTTAATTTGTTCATAACCATCTTTTATAAAAATGTATTCCGTTTTTGTTTCCTGTTTCTGGTTACGCAAGTTAAAGAGCTCTTGAGCTTTGTTGCAGGCTTTTAAGAAACGCGAAAGTGAAAAGGGTTTTAACAGATAGTCGACAGCATCGAGTTCAAAACTTTGTACCGCATGTTCCGTGTAAGCAGTGGTAAAAATGACCATCGGTGGCTTACTCAAACTTTTTAAAAAGTCAATACCACTAATATCAGGCATTTTGATATCCAGAAAAATTAGGTCAACCTTGTTGTGCTGAAGGTAATGGATGGCCGCAAAAGCATCAGTAAACGTCTGTTGCAATTCTACAAATGGAACTTTTGAGGCATGCGATTTTATAATCTCTAATGCAATCGGTTCATCATCTATAGCAATGGCAATCATTTTTTGGTTTTGTTCTTTGTGGTTTTTCTCTTCTGTCATGCTGACGAAGGAAGCATCTCTAGTAGCTTAAAGGCGATCGTCATTTCGACCGTAGTGGAGAAATCTTTTAAACTTCGGTCAAAGATTTCTCCATTACGCTGTGCTCCAGTCGAAATGACGAATCGCCCAAATTTATCAATATAAATTATTTACTCGTTTATTTGATTTCTGAAAGATACGTATCACTAATCCAATTGCAAAGTTAAATGAACAAAAAACTCATTGGCACTTTCGCGGATAATTAACTCGTGTTTTCCATAATAAAGCAATGACAAACGTTGTTTAACATTTTCAAGTCCGATGCCGCTTTTTAATTTTTCCGGATCGTTATCTGCCTTAATGTAAATGCTATTGCTTACATCAAAATACAAAGTTTTTTCTTTGGTTTGCAAGGTAATTTTAATGTACGAAGGCTGTTGCAGGCTGATACCATGTTTAAATGCATTTTCGATAAATGGAATCAACAGCATCGGCGTAATCTGCAGGTTATTCAACTGTTCTTCAATGTGTGTATCGATCCTGATATCCGCCGAACGTGAGGTGCGGAGCTTTTGTAAATCGATATAATTATTCAGGTATTCTACCTCGCGGGTTAGCGAAATTTTGTCCTGCGTATTTTCATGAAGCATAAAACGCATCATATCGCCCAGTTTCTGAATACCCTCACCAGTCCTTTCTGCATTTTCCTGCAAAGCTGTTCCAAATAGTGTATTTAAAGCATTGAACAAGAAGTGTGGATTGATCTGCGATTTTAAGAAATTCAGGTTCGCGTCCGATTTACCCAACTCCGTTTTAAGCATCTGGATTTCGCTGAGTTTTTCAAATTTATGCTTGTAAACATACCAGGCAGATGGCGTAGTAATACAGATTAAACATATTGCATTTAAAATTAAGGTTACTGGTATAACTTCGCCATTGCGCATAAAGGGGATAAGGATAACTAGCAATAAGAGCGAAATGATAATGGTTAAACCTACATTCCCCCAAAAATATCGGCCGAAACCTTTAAAATTCTTTCTGAGGTTTGGAATGATGTAGTAAATAGCACAGAAAGCAAAGAAAATATTTACGGGTGGTACAAGTAACCAAACGATCAGTAATTCGTAATCAATTTTTAAAGAAAGTACCGCTGCGAATACCATGAGCGAAATCAGCCAGATTTTAGTTGAGATAAAAATTTCTGGAATGATGTTGTTATTGTATTGCTTTAAAAAGGGAATTCTTTTGAGTAGTTCTAAACCCCGCTCATTAAAATATGAGTAGGCATTAAAGAGTAAATAGAGGAAAAATATATAGGTAAATGCCTCACCAAAAAAAAATCCATAAGCGTTATCAATATCATCATATTCTAATAATCGGTAAGCTTGAGAATAAGTGTTGAAAACCATCCAGGCAACAACGGAAAACGAGGTAACTAAAATGGTAAGAATAAGATTAAGTGCAATATTTT
Encoded proteins:
- the ribH gene encoding 6,7-dimethyl-8-ribityllumazine synthase — translated: MSTQLKNLSDFSHTTVPSGANYTFGIIVAEWNAEITGALYNGALKTLLANGVKEENIISLPVPGSFELTGGAEILLSKRNDIDAVICLGCVIQGDTKHFDFICDAVAQGITNVGIKYSKPVIFGVLTTNNLEQAQDRAGGKHGNKGDEAAITAIKMADFSAQI
- a CDS encoding MG2 domain-containing protein, whose amino-acid sequence is MNLSLRFSALFLFIFWFSFDASAQYKYTQVDFYRIDSIANQGKPKDALAIIEKINQQAHQDHNTPLLIKSVIYRIMFQGYLEENAFDKILINLRDDITKAKQPEKSILQSLLAETYWNYLQQNRWQISQRTQVQGDIGNDIKTWNIKKLSDETVKYYLLSLKEVQLLQQTKVDILDAVLAGDKNNRTFRPTLYDLLAHRAIDVFSNSQINLTQHDDELFDMDYTAWYGDRQRFLAIALPSDSTSFKLQNLLLFRNLIKFHQNSNNFSALADVDLKRLKFVQQNFNGGDKEDLYYSALSQLAGQSSQTEVYADILYEQANMRKNGALLIDTNKQNLIKAIALAEKAVNAYPKSIGAQNARNVIEQIKSSELSIKTKGYVLPDKPIQLYLSYKNADTIQLRLFKSPDLQLDDQQFKSKADFLTFFTKNKIIKQWTVITPKTGDYQTHTLIDKIDGLPFGAYTLIAQTINRKQKDSVYSNINFKVTAMAVINRRINDNHEYFVSDLRNGMPLKNVKIQQRRYDYNTRKYIDGELLTTNLNGYASTAETQSGMSSALVKMGKDELRVNINGYYSYRNNDDEDKERVILFTDRPIYRPGQTVYYKGLCLKLVNGKNKIEVNKGVEVLFNDANGKEIAKNNVTSNDYGTFQGSFSIPMGKLNGNMEIKTDYGRINIQVEEYKRPTFEVVFDKPNQKYKLNDTIKVQGKASAFSGYSVNNAKINYKIFRRAIYDYRLNYEQRIAIYGSGVFERKQIAIGKTNTQLGGKFDITFFAKATNIKQNYSYDIEIEVTDLNGETRTKSTSINVGQKDINLNISAEQVIYVSNKTDSIPFWVTNLNNEPIKANIQAEWSLLQSPLRLMNKSPFYAEHYTMSKEEFIMDFPDEDYNNELEVAKWPVKSVELKQNLFIDHGRGNLTFNQKNLKPGYYKISLFAINEQQDTIKVDKNLVVYNDQPAVIQSNIEWIAPEVSVIKATESAVFRLAGLADNSKAYYEVYYRDSIAEKVWIDLSPKQSMIKIKPQANYEDGFAVQFTMIHQGTVYNSMQQVKITDPQKELNIKFLTFRDKLQPGEKESWKLQISNKNGEKQMAEMVATLYDASLDDLKRMDWATQLSTSFNYYYYNWNFNTNDITNQSYLWL
- a CDS encoding alpha-2-macroglobulin family protein, producing the protein MNNLKRPKKRGLLPEAVQKLAELAKGNLTYGVVFDEHGETLPGVQVGSGKAVTTTNVFGIYTIDVKAGETLNFSFIGFKHYAIKVGAKKRVDLTLKVEGTALNEVVVTGYGTQKKENMTGAVMRVRGVATLQSAPVAASAIYGSRSADTSFFAMAGEDKSATLRQEIESFKNKKQNITARTNFNELAFFYPQLLTDAKGEIKIEFTIPQSLTRYKMMGFAHTKDLKTASITNELVTQKQLAISINAPRFFREGDTILLSAKLNNLAGKNLVGNATLELTDALTAKPIQIFGANERTEKTFEVDDAGNTVLKWTLIIPSGISAITYKVLAQSGKFSDGEENTIPVLANAMLVTESMPINVRGNTSKTFDFEKLEKSSASKTLRNQSLTFEFTSNPVWYAVQALPYLMEYPYECAEQTFSRFYANSFATGIINSSPKIKTVFEQWQNTNNGQALLSNLEKNQELKSILLEETPWVRNADNENERKKRLAVLFDLNRMTYELKNNFEKLEKMQFNNGAFPWFNGMQEDRYITQHIVMGMGQLKKLKLIDEKAYPNFNAMLNKAIIYLDAEIVKDYKDEVRGKRFAYLPLHYLFARSYTNQKNTTADFTKAKDFYLKKLVANWKTFDTYQLAQTALVLNRNGNNVEAKKIMTLLNQTAQQHDEMGMYWATNKAGWWWYQSPIETQALLIEAFDEVANDTKAVEEMKIWLLKNKQTNDWQTTKATAAACYALLMKGTDLLSESNEPEIMIGNQKLADLQQPNATKEAGTGYQKLTIAGKDVKPEMGKVQIKNNNKTIAWGALYWQYFEQLDKITPANTGVKIKKQLFIQKNSTKGDILTPLTATNILAPGDLLKVRIEIYCDRDMEYIHLKDMRSSCFEPVNVISRYKYQDGLGYYESTKDASTNFFISYMPKGTYVFEYPLRVTHAGNFSNGITSLQSMYAPEFTTHSAGIRVNVK
- a CDS encoding LytTR family DNA-binding domain-containing protein is translated as MTEEKNHKEQNQKMIAIAIDDEPIALEIIKSHASKVPFVELQQTFTDAFAAIHYLQHNKVDLIFLDIKMPDISGIDFLKSLSKPPMVIFTTAYTEHAVQSFELDAVDYLLKPFSLSRFLKACNKAQELFNLRNQKQETKTEYIFIKDGYEQIKVELDEILYVEASGNYTQIQLKDKLLSSRITINDLAELLPKADFIRCHRAFIVAKNKISKFDRSQIWIGEKIIPIGATYTSIKLT
- a CDS encoding sensor histidine kinase; this encodes MVILSGNPSAIKTKNINQLEFWISTTLYILALISICSSTVYSRGNSYHFEESQIDYSVISNFFVPELFKISILYISFLLFNFCFMPQLANKKNIALNLILTILVTSFSVVAWMVFNTYSQAYRLLEYDDIDNAYGFFFGEAFTYIFFLYLLFNAYSYFNERGLELLKRIPFLKQYNNNIIPEIFISTKIWLISLMVFAAVLSLKIDYELLIVWLLVPPVNIFFAFCAIYYIIPNLRKNFKGFGRYFWGNVGLTIIISLLLLVILIPFMRNGEVIPVTLILNAICLICITTPSAWYVYKHKFEKLSEIQMLKTELGKSDANLNFLKSQINPHFLFNALNTLFGTALQENAERTGEGIQKLGDMMRFMLHENTQDKISLTREVEYLNNYIDLQKLRTSRSADIRIDTHIEEQLNNLQITPMLLIPFIENAFKHGISLQQPSYIKITLQTKEKTLYFDVSNSIYIKADNDPEKLKSGIGLENVKQRLSLLYYGKHELIIRESANEFFVHLTLQLD